CCTGGTGCCCGACCCCAAGATGCTAGACATGCTGGAGCAGGTCACCGCGCAGAAACTCGACAGCCAGTCCACTGCGCTGTATGGCAGCGCGAACCTTTGGGACGACGGGCTGATCGATCCTCGGGATACGCGAACGCTGCTCGGTTTTTTGCTGGATATCTGCCACGAGGCCGAAGTACGGCAATTGCAACCGAACAGCTTCGGCGTGGCGCGTTTCTAACAGGAGAACAAAAACCATGATCTTCACCCAGGAACACCAGGAACTGCGCCGCAGCGTGCGCGCCTTCGTTGACCGCGAGATCAACCCCCATGTGGACGAATGGGAAAAGGCCGGGCGTTTTCCCATCCACGAGATCTTCCGCAAGGCCGGCGACCTCGGCCTGCTGGGCATTTGCAAGCCGCAAAAGTTCGGCGGCATGGGCCTGGACTACAGCTACTCGATTGTCGCCGCCGAAGAGTTCGGCACCATCCATTGCGGCGGCATTCCCATGTCCATCGGCGTGCAGACCGACATGTGCACCCCCGCCCTCGCCCGCTTCGGCTCCGATGAGCTGCGCGAGCAATTCCTGCGCCCGGCCATCAGTGGCGAGCAGGTCGGTTGCATCGGGGTCTCGGAAACCGGCGCCGGCTCCGACGTGGCCGGGCTCAAGACCCACGCGCGCAAGGATGGCGATGACTACGTGATCAACGGCAGCAAAATGTGGATCACCAACTCGCCCAGCGCCGACTTCATTTGCCTGCTGGCCAACACCTCCGACGACAAGCCGCACATCAACAAATCACTGATCATGGTGCCCATGAACACCCCCGGTGTCAGCGTCAGCCCGCCCCTGGAAAAGCTCGGCATGCACAGCTCCGAAACCGCCCAGGTGTTCTTCGATGGCGTGCGCGTGCCACAACGCAACCGCATCGGCCATGAAGGCGCGGGTTTCATGATGCAGATGCTGCAATTCCAGGAAGAACGCCTGTTCGGCGCGGCCAACATGATCAAGGGCCTGGAGCACTGCATCGACAGCACCATCGACTATTGCAAGGAGCGCCAGACCTTCGGCAAGGCGCTGATCGACAACCAGGTGATCCACTTTCGCCTGGCCGAACTGAGCACCGAAATCGAATGCCTGCGGGCGCTGGTGTACCAGGCCACCGAGCAATACATCAAGGGCCAGGACGTGACTCGCCTGGCGTCCATGGCCAAACTCAAGGCCGGGCGCCTGGGCCGCGAAGTCAGTGACAGCTGCCTGCAATATTGGGGCGGCATGGGCTTTATGTGGGACAACCCGGTAGCGCGGGCCTATCGCGACGTGCGCCTGGTGTCGATCGGCGGCGGCGCCGACGAAATCATGCTGGGCATCATCTGCAAACTGATGGGCACCCTGCCGGGGAAAAAACCATGAACACTCTACTGCTCGAACCGCACAACGGCGTGCTGCACATTACCCTCAACCGGCCGGAATGCCGCAACGCCATGAGCCTGCAGATGGTCAACGAACTGCGCACGGCCCTGGCGCAATTGGACAGCCAGGTGCGGGCCGTGGTGATCAGCGGCGCGGGCGGACACTTCTGCGCTGGGGCGGATGTGAAGGACCTGGTTACGGCGGGCGATCAGCTGGCCGCATTAAACCGAGCTTTCGGCGCCTTGTTGCAAGAGGTCGAAGCCGTTTCGCAGGTGGTGATCGTGGTGCTGCAAGGTGCGGTGTTGGGCGGTGGATTTGGCCTGGCATGCGTCAGCGATATCGCCATTGCCGACCACAAGGCGCAGTTCGGCTTGCCGGAAACCAGCCTGGGCCTGTTGCCGGCGCAGATCGCACCGTTCGTGGTCAAGCGCATCGGCCTCACCCAGGCCCGACGACTGGCCCTGACGGCAGCGCGCTTTGATGGGGTCGAGGCCGAGCGGTTGGGGCTGGTGCACTTTACCGAAAGCGATCCACAGGCATTGGCGCAGCGATTGGACGCGTTGCTGGGCCAGGTGTTGCAGTGCGCGCCGAAGGCCAATGCGCGCACCAAAGCGCTGTTGCTGGCCAGCGCGCAACAGCCGTTGGGGCCGCTG
This region of Pseudomonas asgharzadehiana genomic DNA includes:
- the atuD gene encoding citronellyl-CoA dehydrogenase, with amino-acid sequence MIFTQEHQELRRSVRAFVDREINPHVDEWEKAGRFPIHEIFRKAGDLGLLGICKPQKFGGMGLDYSYSIVAAEEFGTIHCGGIPMSIGVQTDMCTPALARFGSDELREQFLRPAISGEQVGCIGVSETGAGSDVAGLKTHARKDGDDYVINGSKMWITNSPSADFICLLANTSDDKPHINKSLIMVPMNTPGVSVSPPLEKLGMHSSETAQVFFDGVRVPQRNRIGHEGAGFMMQMLQFQEERLFGAANMIKGLEHCIDSTIDYCKERQTFGKALIDNQVIHFRLAELSTEIECLRALVYQATEQYIKGQDVTRLASMAKLKAGRLGREVSDSCLQYWGGMGFMWDNPVARAYRDVRLVSIGGGADEIMLGIICKLMGTLPGKKP
- a CDS encoding enoyl-CoA hydratase/isomerase family protein, whose amino-acid sequence is MNTLLLEPHNGVLHITLNRPECRNAMSLQMVNELRTALAQLDSQVRAVVISGAGGHFCAGADVKDLVTAGDQLAALNRAFGALLQEVEAVSQVVIVVLQGAVLGGGFGLACVSDIAIADHKAQFGLPETSLGLLPAQIAPFVVKRIGLTQARRLALTAARFDGVEAERLGLVHFTESDPQALAQRLDALLGQVLQCAPKANARTKALLLASAQQPLGPLLDQAAQWFAEAVTGEEGIEGTQAFVQKRKPGWCK